The Streptococcus pluranimalium genome contains a region encoding:
- the gorA gene encoding glutathione-disulfide reductase translates to MVKEYDYIVIGGGSGGIASANRAAMHGAKTLLIEANAVGGTCVNVGCVPKKVMWYGAQVAETLNRYAGEYGFAIDIKNFDFMTLKANRQAYIDRIHGSYERGFDNNGVERIYDYATFVDARTVEVSGEQYTAPHILVATGGHAVIPEIPGADYGITSDGFFELDEVPKRTAVVGAGYIAVEVAGVLDALGSDTHLFVRKERPLRNFDSEIISVLTDEMAKHGPSLHTHSVPKEVVKNDDGSLTLVLENGESYTVDCLIWAIGRKPNVTGFGLEKTGVALTEKGYIQTDEFENTTVDGIYALGDVNGKLELTPVAVKAGRQLSERLFNGKTNAKMDYENVATVIFSHPAIGSIGMSEEAAIAKYGEDKVTVYRSSFTPMYTAMGDNRQHSTMKLVTLGENEKIIGLHGIGYGVDEMVQGFSVAIKMGATKENFDATVAIHPTGAEEFVTMR, encoded by the coding sequence ATGGTTAAAGAATATGATTACATTGTTATTGGTGGTGGCTCAGGGGGGATTGCCTCTGCTAATCGTGCGGCCATGCATGGTGCTAAAACACTATTGATTGAAGCTAATGCAGTTGGTGGAACCTGTGTTAATGTTGGCTGTGTGCCTAAGAAAGTCATGTGGTACGGTGCTCAAGTCGCTGAAACCCTCAACCGTTATGCTGGAGAATATGGCTTTGCTATTGATATTAAAAACTTTGACTTTATGACTTTGAAAGCCAATCGCCAAGCCTATATTGATCGTATCCATGGCTCTTACGAACGTGGTTTTGATAACAATGGTGTGGAGCGTATCTATGACTATGCGACCTTTGTAGATGCCCGCACAGTGGAAGTATCTGGGGAGCAGTACACTGCGCCACACATATTGGTAGCGACTGGTGGTCATGCAGTTATTCCTGAAATTCCTGGTGCTGACTACGGCATCACCTCAGATGGCTTCTTTGAACTTGATGAGGTGCCAAAACGTACAGCCGTTGTTGGAGCAGGTTATATTGCTGTTGAAGTTGCTGGTGTTCTTGATGCACTTGGATCAGATACTCACCTTTTTGTTCGTAAAGAACGTCCTTTGCGTAACTTTGATAGTGAGATTATCTCTGTTTTGACTGATGAAATGGCTAAGCACGGTCCAAGCTTACACACGCACTCAGTACCAAAAGAAGTTGTCAAAAATGATGATGGTTCTTTGACCCTTGTTTTAGAAAATGGAGAATCCTACACAGTTGATTGCCTCATCTGGGCAATCGGACGTAAGCCAAATGTAACTGGTTTTGGCTTAGAAAAAACTGGGGTTGCACTGACTGAAAAAGGTTATATCCAAACTGATGAATTTGAGAATACAACAGTAGACGGTATTTACGCCCTAGGTGATGTTAATGGTAAGTTAGAATTGACACCTGTTGCGGTCAAGGCTGGTCGTCAACTATCAGAACGCCTTTTCAATGGTAAAACCAATGCCAAAATGGACTATGAAAATGTTGCGACGGTTATCTTTAGTCACCCAGCTATCGGTTCTATTGGGATGTCTGAAGAAGCTGCCATTGCTAAATATGGTGAAGATAAGGTGACAGTTTACCGTTCAAGTTTCACGCCAATGTACACAGCTATGGGAGATAACCGCCAACACTCTACCATGAAATTAGTCACACTTGGAGAAAACGAAAAAATCATCGGTCTCCATGGTATCGGATACGGTGTTGATGAGATGGTACAAGGCTTCTCAGTCGCTATCAAGATGGGAGCTACTAAGGAAAATTTTGATGCGACGGTGGCTATTCACCCAACTGGTGCGGAAGAGTTTGTAACCATGCGCTAA